AACTGGTCACCTTCGATGGCCTGCGGCCGCGCCGCCGTACCCGCCGCGTTCGCGCCATCGCCATGGTGCTGTCAACCTTGTCGCTGGGCCTGGGGGTGATATGGGCGCTGCTCGATGAGGACACGCTGTGCTGGCACGATCGAATTACGCGAACCTACCTGGTAGCCGGGTCCTAATCATCCGCCCGGTTGCTGCATTCCTGGGTTGATCAGGTTGATCAACTGAACCAACGGTAGGGCGCGCGTCTCCGTATAATACCGTCATGCTCTCCATCCGACCGGCCACGGCCGAGGACATTCCTCTGATCCTCGCCTTGATTCGCGAACTGGCGGAATACGAGCGCGCGCCCGAGCAAGCCGTCGCTCGCCCCGAAGACCTGCTGCGAGATGGATGGGGGCCGCAACCCAAGTTTCGCGTGCTCATCGCCGAGTGGGACGATCGTCCTGCCGGCTTCGCGTTATTTTTCTACAACTACTCCACCTGGCAGGGACGACCGGGGCTCTACCTCGAGGATCTCTTCGTGCGTCCCGAGTTTCGCGGGCGGGGCATCGGCAAGGCACTGCTGGTGCGCCTGGCAAGAATGGCGGTCAGCGAAAATTGCGGCCGGTTCCAATGGGCGGTGCTCGACTGGAACCAACCGTCCATCGATTTTTACGAGGCGCTCGGGGCAAAGCGGCTCTCCGAGTGGCTCATCATGCGTGTGGAAGGCGAGGCGCTGCATCGCCTGGCGAAAGAGGACTCAACCGCCAAGGAGACGAAGGGCCACAAAGGACAAGAGATCACCGGGTGATCCTTCGCGGTTGAGGCTGCATGAGCGAACAACCTGTCAAAATCATCGGCGCCGGTCTGGCTGGATGCGAAGCTGCCTGGCAGTGTGCCCGCCGCGGCATCCACGTGGAGCTTTACGAAATGCGTCCGCGGCGCTCCACGCCGGCGCACCAGACCGCTGATTTCGCGGAACTGGTGTGCTCCAATTCGCTGAAGTCCAACTCAGAATTCACCGCGCCCTGGCTGCTCAAGGAGGAGATGCGGCGCGCGGCCTCGCTGCTGATGGACATTGCCAGCGACACTGCCGTACCCGCCGGCCACGCTCTCGCGGTCGACCGAGCCGTCTTTGCCGCCCAGGTCACCGACGCCATTTCCCACCATCCGCACATCCGGGTGGTGCGCGACGAAGTCACCCGAATCGACGAGGAGGGAGGGCTTACAATCATTGCCACCGGCCCGCTGACCTCGGACGCGCTGGCGAATGAAATCGCCCGCCTCAGCGGCAGCCATCACCTGTTCTTCTACGACTCCATCTCACCCATTGTCGATGCCGACTCGATCGATCGCTCTCGCGTGTATCTGGCCGCCCGCTACGGCAAGGGCTCTCCCGATTACATCAACTGCCCGATGTCGCGCGAGGAGTACGACCGCTTCTATGACGCGCTCATCCAAGCGCAGTCGGTGGAAGGACACGACTGGGAACACCTGAATTATTTTGAAAGCTGCCTGCCGGTTGAGGAAATCGCGCGCCGCGGCCGGGATACTTTGCGCTTCGGTCCCATGAAGCCGGTCGGGCTGGTGGACCCGCGCACGGGGCAGCGTCCATTCGCGGTGGTACAGTTGCGCCAGGAAAACTTGCGCGCCGACTCATACAACATCGTCGGTTTTCAGAACCACCTGCGCTTCCCCGAACA
This portion of the Terriglobales bacterium genome encodes:
- a CDS encoding GNAT family N-acetyltransferase, whose amino-acid sequence is MLSIRPATAEDIPLILALIRELAEYERAPEQAVARPEDLLRDGWGPQPKFRVLIAEWDDRPAGFALFFYNYSTWQGRPGLYLEDLFVRPEFRGRGIGKALLVRLARMAVSENCGRFQWAVLDWNQPSIDFYEALGAKRLSEWLIMRVEGEALHRLAKEDSTAKETKGHKGQEITG
- the trmFO gene encoding methylenetetrahydrofolate--tRNA-(uracil(54)-C(5))-methyltransferase (FADH(2)-oxidizing) TrmFO, whose amino-acid sequence is MSEQPVKIIGAGLAGCEAAWQCARRGIHVELYEMRPRRSTPAHQTADFAELVCSNSLKSNSEFTAPWLLKEEMRRAASLLMDIASDTAVPAGHALAVDRAVFAAQVTDAISHHPHIRVVRDEVTRIDEEGGLTIIATGPLTSDALANEIARLSGSHHLFFYDSISPIVDADSIDRSRVYLAARYGKGSPDYINCPMSREEYDRFYDALIQAQSVEGHDWEHLNYFESCLPVEEIARRGRDTLRFGPMKPVGLVDPRTGQRPFAVVQLRQENLRADSYNIVGFQNHLRFPEQDRVFRLIPGLENARFLRYGQIHRNTYINAPAQLTPTLQMKTHAGVLFAGQISGVEGYVEAIATGLLSGLFATALARGVNPLPAPRSTAFGSLVHYITGSDARNFQPANITFDLLPPLPTQGKPIRDRALRHRLQCECALTELEVWLRDIETRFLPHRAESPARFGPTRSTRLKV